The segment GGCGAATGGGAGGGCGAGTCGTTCAACGCCAGCTTCAAGGCTGGCCGCACCTGGGCCCAGGGCGGTCCGCAACTGCAGCTCTCGGTGCCGATCAAGCCGCGCCGCCAGAACGCGACGGGCGACTACGACCTCGGCAACTACATGAGTGCGTGGAGCCTGGTCGGCACGCCGACGATGACGTTCTCGCCGGAGCTCTTGCAGAACCTCAAGAATGGCATCGGCGAGATCGACCTCGGTTCGACCGGTTCTTCCTGGACACGCAACGCGACCCGGCAGAAGTATGCCCAGGCCGATTTCACCTGGCTCGCCTACGGCAACTGGCTGGACTCGCTGCAGTTTGGCGTGAAGTACCGAGACGGCGGCACCCATCGCAGCACCGGCAACAACTACTGGGTCTGCCAGGGTACCGATCCCTCCAACTACGACAACCGCTTCCAGAACGGCTGCGACCCGAATGCCTCGGTGTTCCAACCGCAGTTCCTGTACGGGCAGTCGCTGGGCGACATCGCCGGCGGCATCCGCGCCAGTGCCTTCCCGGCGATCAACTACCCGGCCTACATCGCCTATCTGAACCAGACCTACGGCGGCATGCAGACCCGCAACGAGAACAACTTCGTCTACAACGTCGACGAGAAGATCTACTCGGGTTACCTGCAGGCGAACTTCAAGACCGAGCGCCTTCGCGGCAACTTCGGCGTGCATATCGCGCGTACCCGGCAGCACGCCGATTCGACCGACCAGGTCGACTACTACAACGACTACTTCTTCAACGGACCCAACGGCAGCCCGGCGCCCTGCCAGACCGGCGGCCTGCCGGCGGTGGGTGCGCCCGCCGGCTCCGGCTGCGTCAGCGGCTTCACGACGCTGCCGGACAGCCAGACCAACCCGGCGACCGGGCACATCTCCTCGTTCGTGGTCAGCTCGCTCGACCGTACCTACACCGACGTCCTGCCGAGCTTCAACATCGCCTACGACCTGACCGACAGCCTGCTGCTGCGCGGTGCCGCGTCCAAGGTGATTTCGCGTCCGAGCTACAACGACATCGCCGCCCCCGGCGGCCTGCAGTACTACAGCCAGGAATACGTCAACGACCGTCGCCTGATCGGTGGCGGCGACGAGGTGGGCTGGTACGGCGCAGGCAGCAACAAGAACCTGCAGCCGTACAAGGCTACCCAGTACGACCTGGCACTGGAGTGGTATTTCCATCCGGGCTCCGTGCTCGGCGCCGACCTGTTCCGCAAGAACGTCAGCAACTTCTCGGTGCCGGTGGTGCAGAACGTGTCGATGGACGTCGGTGGCCAGAAGGTGACCGTGCAGAACTACTCGACCACCGCCGGCGGCCGCAATGGCGTGTCCGAAGGCGTCGAGCTGTACGCCCAGCACACGCTCGATTTCGGCCTCGGATTCCAGGTCAACTACACCTACAACAAGACCAACGAGGCGGCCATCACCCTCGGCGACGGCACCGCGATCGGCAAGTCGCCACTGGTCGGCAGTGCCAAGAACCAGGCCAACTTCACCGTGTTCTACGAAACCGCCCGGTTCCTGGCGCGGGCCTCGTACAACCGGCGCGGCCAGGTGGTCGACGGGCTGGTCAACGGCCTGAACGTGTACGAGGAGCCATATCAGCAGATCGACCTCAATGTGGCGTACAACATCACCAAGGCGCTCAGCGCGTCTGCCTCGGTGCTGAACCTGACCAAGGAGGAGTCGCGCTCGCACCTGGGCAACGACACCAAGGCCCGTTTCTACTCCAACGGGTACGCCGGCCGCATCGTCTACATGGGCCTGACGTACAAGTTCTGAGGCAACGGATCCTCCCGTGACGGCAGGGCCTGTACTTTTGCAGGCCCTGCCGTTTTCATTCACGAACCTCATCCCGGATGCAGGGGCAATGAACGACCACCGGATCAGGAACATCGTCGTCGTGGGCGGCGGCAGCGCCGGCTGGATGGCGGCGGCGACCTTGGCTACCTACGTCGGCGAGGGCGCCAGGATCCGCCTGGTCGAGTCCGAGGAGATCGGTATCGTCGGCGTGGGCGAGGCCAGCGTGCCGCACATGCAGACGTTCAATCGTTCGGTTCTGGGCATCGACGAGCGCGAGTTCGTGGTCCGCACCCAGGCCACCTTCAAGCTGGGCATCCAGTTCAACGACTGGGGGCGCGTCGGCGAAAGCTACATCCACGGCTTTGGCAAGATCGGCCGGGGGCTGGGTCCGCTACCGTTCCACCAGTTCTGGCTGAAGCTGTTCCTCGGCGGACGCGCGGAGCCGATCGGTGCCTACTCGCTGCAGACCGTGGCGGCGCCGATGGGGCGCTTCATGGCAAGCGCCCCCGACGCACCGCCCGGCTCGCCGCTGGGCGACATCGCCTACGCCTACCACTTCGACGCGGCGGCATACGCCGGCTACCTGCGCGGCCTGGCCGAGGCGCGCGGCGTGCAGCGGGTGGAGGGCAAGATCGTTTCGGTGAGCCGTCGTGCGGACGACGGCTTCGTCGACGCGGTGGTGATGGAAGGCGGCGAGCGCATCGAGGGCGAGCTGTTCATCGACTGCTCGGGCTTTCGCGGCCTGCTGATCGAGCAGGCGCTGCAGGCCGGCTACGAGGACTGGACGCACTGGCTTCCCTGCGACCGCGCGATGGCGGTGGCGTGTGAAATCACCGGGCCGCCGTTGCCCTACACGCGCGCGACGGCGCGGCCGGCCGGCTGGCAGTGGCGCATCCCGCTGCAGCATCGTGTCGGTAATGGCTATGTGTACGCCAGCAACCGGATCAGCGACGACGAGGCGGCCGCGACCCTGCTCGCGAACCTGGACGGCCCGGCGTTGGGCGATCCGCGCCCGCTGCGTTTTACCACCGGTCGGCGCAAGCGGTTCTGGGACCGGAACGTGGTGGCGCTGGGCCTGGCCGCCGGTTTCATGGAGCCGCTGGAGTCGACCAGCATCTACCTGATCCAGTCCGGCCTGCAGCGCCTGCTGGGCCTGTTTCCCGACCGCGATTTCGATCCGGTGCTGGTCGAGCGCTACAACCGCGAAACGATCTTCGAGTACGAAAAGACCCGCGACTTCCTGATCCTGCATTACAAGGCGACCGAGCGTGACGACACGCCGTTCTGGGATACGTGCCGCACCATGGAGGTGCCTGCTTCGCTGCAGGAGAACATCGACCTGTTCCGCGCCAGCGGCCGCTTCTTCCGTGATGCGGAGGAATTCTTCGCGCTGCCGAGCTGGATCCAGGTGATGCTGGGGCAGGGCATCGTGCCGCGCAGCTACCACCCGGTGGTGGACCGCATGCCCGAGGCCGAGCTGGTGCAGTTCGTCGAGCGCGTGCGCCTGTCCATGGCCGAGGCAGCGGCGGCGATGCCGATGCACCAGGCGTTCATCGACCGCTACTGCAAGGCGCCGGCCCCTTGAGCCCCGCACGCCTTGCTGCGGAACGTCAGACCTCGACCGAGGCCGCGTGCTCGCGTGTGGCAGAGAAGCGGACCTTCGGCCAGCGCTCCTGCGCCAGCTGCAGGTTGACCCGGGTCGGCGCGATGTAGACCAGCTCGCCGGCTGCATCCAGTGCCAGGTTCATCGCGTTCTTCTCGCGGAACTCGGCCAGCATCTTCTCGTCGTCGCAGTGCACCCAGCGGGCGGTGGACACGCTGACCGGCTCGAAGCTGGCGTCGACGTTGTATTCGTCCTTCAGCCGGTAGGCCACCACGTCGAACTGCAGCACGCCGACCGCGCCGAGGATCAGGTCGTTCGACATCAGCGGACGGAAGAACTGCGTGGCGCCTTCCTCCGACAGCTGGGCCAGGCCCTTCTGCAGCGCCTTGGCCTTGAGCGGATCGCGCAGGCGGGCGCGGCGGAACAGCTCCGGCGCGAAGTTGGGGATGCCGGTGAAGCTCAGCAGCTCGCCCTCGGTGAAGGTGTCGCCGATGGTGATGGTGCCGTGGTTGTGCAGGCCGATCACGTCGCCGGGGTAGGCCGTCTCGACGATCTCGCGGTCGCTGGCCATGAAGGTGAGCGCATTGGCGATGCGCACGTCCTTGCCGGTGCGCGGCTGCACCATCTTCATGCCAGCGGTGTAGGTGCCCGAGCAGACGCGCATGAATGCCACGCGGTCGCGGTGCGCCGGGTCCATGTTCGCCTGGATCTTGAACACGAAGCCGGTCAGCTTCTCCTCCTCCGGCGACACCTCGCGGGTGAGCGTGCCGCGCGGACGCGGCGAGGGCGCGTGCTCGACGAAGAAGTCCAGCAGCAGCTGCACGCCGAAGTTGTTCACCGCCGAGCCGAAGAACACCGGGGTCAGCTTGCCGGCGAGGTACTCGTCCAGGTCGAAGGCCGGCGCGGCCCCCTGCACCAGTTCAAGTTCCTCGCGCAGCTCGGCCATCGCCTCGGCGCCCACCGCTTCTTCCAGGCCGGGGGCGTCCAGGCCCTTGAAGATGGTCGAGTCCTGCCGGGTGAAGTTCTTGCCGGGCTCGAAGATGTGCACCTCGTCGAGCACCAGGTGGTACACGCCCTTCAGGCGCTTGCCCATGCCGATCGGCCAGGTCACCGGCGCGCAGGCGATGCCCAGCACCGACTCCACCTCGTCCATCAGCTCGATCGGCGAGCGGCCCTCGCGGTCGAGCTTGTTGATGAAGGTCATGATCGGCGTATCGCGCAGGCGACACACCTCCATCAGCTTGATCGTGCGCTCCTCCACGCCCTTGGCGCAGTCGATCACCATCAGCGCCGAGTCCACCGCGGTGAGCACGCGGTAGGTGTCCTCGGAGAAGTCCGCGTGGCCCGGGGTGTCGAGCAGGTTGACGATCTTGCCCTCGTACGGGAACTGCATCACCGACGAGGTCACCGAGATGCCGCGCTCCTTCTCCAGCGCCATCCAGTCCGAGGTGGCGTGGCGCGCCGCCTTGCGGCCCTTCACCGAGCCGGCCATCTGGATCGCGCCGCCGAACAGCAGCAGCTTTTCGGTCAGCGTGGTCTTGCCCGCGTCAGGATGGCTGACGATGGCGAAGGTACGGCGGCGGCGGGTTTCGGTCAGATGGGTGGACATGGCGACGTGTCGAGGCGCGGGAACCGCCCATTATAGCCGGGCCGGCCGATCCGGCCGGCCCGGGCCCGGCTCACTTCGCCAGCTTGGTCAGCACCTGGTGCCAGAACTGCAGTCCGGCGCCCACCTC is part of the Dyella thiooxydans genome and harbors:
- a CDS encoding TonB-dependent receptor, translated to MLTVAVLSALYCVGAQAQADAGNKAQQSQAQQGKATQKKAKQDKVVSLDKITVSGYRYSIEKSLDQKREANAVVEVITAEDIGKFPDKNVADALQRVPGVIISRDGGEGKNVSVRGLSSELTLTELNGNYIATAESNGDPTRSFNYTLLPSNMLSSAELFKTPEARIDEGGIGGTVILHTRRPLDMKANSGFVSAEGTWADTTKKTDGQFSGLYSWHDKDDRLGILVGYTTQRRTTRTMGASTENWQWYGDNYDAHPATDVNGRPSGMTGYWWGQSGFNDQNHPYTGPFVNGSPTGCGYYCNFAMPTSVNLNIKDEQRERKGGQLTVQFRPVDQLTLTANYFRFDLSQDSQTNTLKIPEWNLARYNGDGNWPGGRMLDGLTFDPSGTIVTGANYSVHPGKTYYCSSAEAAAGGLTNTGGFGPDDCTIPTPQITGSYNREHALSQTVDLGGEWEGESFNASFKAGRTWAQGGPQLQLSVPIKPRRQNATGDYDLGNYMSAWSLVGTPTMTFSPELLQNLKNGIGEIDLGSTGSSWTRNATRQKYAQADFTWLAYGNWLDSLQFGVKYRDGGTHRSTGNNYWVCQGTDPSNYDNRFQNGCDPNASVFQPQFLYGQSLGDIAGGIRASAFPAINYPAYIAYLNQTYGGMQTRNENNFVYNVDEKIYSGYLQANFKTERLRGNFGVHIARTRQHADSTDQVDYYNDYFFNGPNGSPAPCQTGGLPAVGAPAGSGCVSGFTTLPDSQTNPATGHISSFVVSSLDRTYTDVLPSFNIAYDLTDSLLLRGAASKVISRPSYNDIAAPGGLQYYSQEYVNDRRLIGGGDEVGWYGAGSNKNLQPYKATQYDLALEWYFHPGSVLGADLFRKNVSNFSVPVVQNVSMDVGGQKVTVQNYSTTAGGRNGVSEGVELYAQHTLDFGLGFQVNYTYNKTNEAAITLGDGTAIGKSPLVGSAKNQANFTVFYETARFLARASYNRRGQVVDGLVNGLNVYEEPYQQIDLNVAYNITKALSASASVLNLTKEESRSHLGNDTKARFYSNGYAGRIVYMGLTYKF
- a CDS encoding tryptophan halogenase family protein codes for the protein MNDHRIRNIVVVGGGSAGWMAAATLATYVGEGARIRLVESEEIGIVGVGEASVPHMQTFNRSVLGIDEREFVVRTQATFKLGIQFNDWGRVGESYIHGFGKIGRGLGPLPFHQFWLKLFLGGRAEPIGAYSLQTVAAPMGRFMASAPDAPPGSPLGDIAYAYHFDAAAYAGYLRGLAEARGVQRVEGKIVSVSRRADDGFVDAVVMEGGERIEGELFIDCSGFRGLLIEQALQAGYEDWTHWLPCDRAMAVACEITGPPLPYTRATARPAGWQWRIPLQHRVGNGYVYASNRISDDEAAATLLANLDGPALGDPRPLRFTTGRRKRFWDRNVVALGLAAGFMEPLESTSIYLIQSGLQRLLGLFPDRDFDPVLVERYNRETIFEYEKTRDFLILHYKATERDDTPFWDTCRTMEVPASLQENIDLFRASGRFFRDAEEFFALPSWIQVMLGQGIVPRSYHPVVDRMPEAELVQFVERVRLSMAEAAAAMPMHQAFIDRYCKAPAP
- a CDS encoding peptide chain release factor 3 gives rise to the protein MSTHLTETRRRRTFAIVSHPDAGKTTLTEKLLLFGGAIQMAGSVKGRKAARHATSDWMALEKERGISVTSSVMQFPYEGKIVNLLDTPGHADFSEDTYRVLTAVDSALMVIDCAKGVEERTIKLMEVCRLRDTPIMTFINKLDREGRSPIELMDEVESVLGIACAPVTWPIGMGKRLKGVYHLVLDEVHIFEPGKNFTRQDSTIFKGLDAPGLEEAVGAEAMAELREELELVQGAAPAFDLDEYLAGKLTPVFFGSAVNNFGVQLLLDFFVEHAPSPRPRGTLTREVSPEEEKLTGFVFKIQANMDPAHRDRVAFMRVCSGTYTAGMKMVQPRTGKDVRIANALTFMASDREIVETAYPGDVIGLHNHGTITIGDTFTEGELLSFTGIPNFAPELFRRARLRDPLKAKALQKGLAQLSEEGATQFFRPLMSNDLILGAVGVLQFDVVAYRLKDEYNVDASFEPVSVSTARWVHCDDEKMLAEFREKNAMNLALDAAGELVYIAPTRVNLQLAQERWPKVRFSATREHAASVEV